The sequence below is a genomic window from Pecten maximus chromosome 14, xPecMax1.1, whole genome shotgun sequence.
CCAACGATCACACGAATTACTAAACAGGTTTTCTTGGatatgtttgtgtgtacagtagaatcTTTTTAGTCTGGACACTTCGGGTGTgagtgtacagtagaaccttggtagtctggacactttgctttgtgtgtacagtagaatcTTGGTAGTCttgacactttggtttgtgtgtacagtagaaccttgttagtctggacactttgctgtgtgtgtacagtagaaccttggtagtctggacactttgctttgtgtgtacagtagaatcTTGGTAGTCttgacactttggtttgtgtgtacagtagaaccttggtagtctggacactttggtttgtgtgaaCAGTGGAACCTTggtagtctggacactttggtttgtgtgtacagtagaatcttggtagtctggacactttggtttgtgtgaaCAGTGGAACCTTggtagtctggacactttggtttgtgtgaaCAGTGGAACCTTggtagtctggacactttggtttgtgtgtacagtagaaccttgttaatatGGACACTTTGCTTTgtatgtacagtggaaccttggTAGACTGGACACTTTGCTTTGTGTGTGCAGTGGAACCTTggtagtctggacactttgctttgtgtgtacagtagaaccttggtAGTATGGACACTTTAGTTTGTGAGTACAGTGGAACCTTGGTAGTCTGGGAGCTTTGGTTTGTGTGaacagtagaaccttgttagtctggacacttttggtttgtgtgtacaggaGAAcattgttagtctggacactttggtttgtgtgtacagtagaaccttgttagtctggacactttggtttgtgtgtatagTAGAACCTTggtagtctggacactttggtttgtgtacagtagaaccttgttagtctggacactttggtttgtgtgtacagtagaaccttggtagtctggacactttgttttgtgtgtacagtagaaccttggtagtctggacactttggttcgtgtgtacagtagaaccttggtAGTCCAGACActtggtttgtgtgtatagtagaaccttgttagtctggacactttgctgtgtgtgtacagtagaaccttgttagtgtggacactttggtttgtgtgtacagtagaaccttgttagtctggacactttggttcgtgtgtacagtagaaccttggtAGTCCAGACacttggtttgtgtgtacagtagaaccttggtagtctggacactttggtttgtgtgtacagtagaagctggttagtctggacactttggtttgtgtgtacagtagaaccttggtAGTcgggacactttggtttgtgtgtacagtagaaccttggtAGTCTGGActctggtttgtgtgtacagtagaaccttgttagtgtGGACTCtggtttgtatgtacagtagaaccttgttagtctggacactgtggtttgtgtgtacagtagaaccttgttagtctggactctggtttgtgtgtacagtagaaccttggtAGTCTTGACaatttggtttgtgtgtacagtagaaccttggtAGTCTGgtcactttggtttgtgtgtacagtagaaccttggtAGTCcgaacactttggtttgtgtgaaCAGTAGAACCTTagtagtctggacactttggtttgtgtgtacagtagaaccttggtagtctggacactttggttcgtgtgtacagtagaaccttggtAGTCTTGACACCTCCGTTTGTGTGAACAGTGGAACCTTggtagtctggacactttggtttgtatgtacagtagaaccttggtAGTCTGgtcactttggtttgtgtgtacagtagaaccttgttagtctggacactttggttcgtgtgtacagtagaaccttgttagtctggacactttggtgagtgtgtacagtagaaccttgttagtctggacactttggtgagtgtgtacagtagaaccttgttagtctgggcACTTTGGTTTACAGTAGAACCTTGGCCTTggtagtctggacactttggtttgtgtgtacagtagaaccttggtagtctggacactttggtttgtgtgtacagtagaaccttggtagtctggacactttggtttgtgtgtacagtggaaccttgttagtctggacactttggtgagtgtgtacagtagaaccttgttagtgtGGGTACTTTGATTTTTGTGTACAGTACAAACTTTGTAGTCTGAacactggtttgtgtgtacagtagaacattGAGAGTCTGAATAGTTTGGtgtgtgtgtacagtggaaccttggTAGTCCGGgcattttggtttgtgtgtacgttAGAACCATGATAATCTGATTTTCACTTTGATTTGAACATGGGCAGGCAGACAATTTTGTCCCGTAACACGTGTCATGTACACTGGAATAGCGTATTGtccaatcagaagcctctgtAAGTTTACGTCATTCATTATACGTGTGTTTAATTAGCTTAATGAGGGTTGCAAGTCCCAGGGGTCAGCTTAAAATACTAAATACTGTCTTTTGTCATACCAAGGTCCCTAACTGGTCCTTCTTGTTTTCAAGTTCAGATACAGTATTTTTAGCACAATATTCGCACTGCTGAAAATAACCAACAAAAGTAGTTcatttccattgtttgtttttattttagtatcacagtaaacattttacatcaaACATGAATTCAATGAAAACATTTTCTCCAAAACGTAACAACCCTTGTTAATATCACAACAACAAGTTAACGTAACTAATCCTATTGCAAACAACTGGATCGGAAAACcccatacaaaatggcggaacgaAATGAGTGACCATCTCGAGGACAACATTCGCAATGGAAGcccaacatattttatttgcacAATTAGACACCgaccaatgaaaaaaattgaTGTTCAGTTTTAATTAAACACTCACGATGTCTTTTGCAGGCAAAACAGTCATTGAACTGAGTCACGTGGACAACagccaggggagataactggtgaAAATATTTTTACGTCTTCTccaattttttatcaaatttgagaTGTTTTCCTAGCTGTTTTCCATCTTGCTTTTATCGCCATTTTGTAATAAGGGTTGTGTGCCAGTTATTCACAAAATTTAAAtactatgtatatttacaaaatgtataatactCGCGGGTATGTtgtagaaaaatatatatctattctGGGTAAAATACATTGCAGCATCAGCTATACAATACTTTCCATGCAATATCGGATTCTTACAAATCATTTTATTCAAATCACACCAGCTAAACTATCATCATGAACGTCTCGTACATGAAATCTGATTTAGTAGATGCTGATGGAATAGACATAAGACGTTTGAAAATGCCAATCTGAAAACTCCTTCCTGACTGGAAaggtgtatataaatatcatttctaATTAGAAAAGTTTTGATTTTATACTCCGAAAATGAAAAACTAATCTACAACAACTCAAAAGAACCGTTGGATGCCCCGGTTGATTATGATTGTCAAACCGCAAAACAACACGTGTTCTCTCGTTTGCACACCACGCATGcgctacacacagtacttccACTATGGCCGTCACTCCTCTACATcctataatgattttttttttcagttttgcgGTTTCCAGAACATACATTGACTCCATAAACATATGTACATGATTTCAAAGAGCTCCCGTGAATAAgaatgtcatatattatattattgagAAGCGAGAGCTTGCCAACAGATGAACGATATACCCATATTTTCACTTCATTCGTGGAGTACCAGGATATTATGCTATCTGATAAGAACCGTTACACGctctttctgaaatttgattGAAAGCATATGTTAATCTCAAAGTTCAATCTGTCGTTCGTCTGTTCTTTTGCTCTCGTGTATAACAGTTATCGCAAACTTGCTGTTGATGAACTGTTAATACAGACATAGCTATACATATTTTGAAAAAGATGAAATCACATGTCAAATTCCATGTTGATTTATGAAGATGATGCATTCTGTACGAAACAAACCCCCCGGAAGTTAACTACATATATTCCGGAAGCTCATTTACCCCTATGAACAATGTAAATGGACCACACGTACACATTCACCCACCAACACATACCCTTACATAAATAAATACCATTCATACAGTTCTTTGTAAGAACATAACAAATCTATTCTCTGACACGCTATCGTATATTTTGGTCATGTGACTAATTGACACGTGCACACTACTTCCGCTCTCAAGGTACATCATAGGATCTTGGACGGTACTTGCCCCCGCTTTGATTGGGGTTAGTTCTATGTTTTCACAGACGTCCATCTTGGGCCGTCCATCAACTTTGATGCAGTGGTTCAGCCGGATGTGGCTGTTGCCGTCCTCGTCGTTGTTTGGACGATGGTCGAGGCTCAATGTTGACTGGATAAAGTAGAATCCGGTCACATTGACCCTGAAGTAGCCGTTATGATATTCTATCCCGGTCAGGTGACGCTCACCCGGGTATGTCCACATCACCGTATTACCCGCACCTGGAATCAGGAAACACGTGACTTTAGTATTTCAGTTTcgttaaaaaatattatacgTTCTAAAAGAAGATTTTTAACTTGAAAATATATGATCGATGAGTAGACGAGTCACAAATATTatgtatctatatcatatattcAGCAATTCGAAAGGAATGTATTGGCACAAGTAAACTCAAAAAATATTGCAAAGATAATTGCTCTGAACAGATTAAaagtatagtttttttttaaaaagaaatttaaaactTACTCGATAAAAATGTCGGATCGATCTCCATTTTAATCCCCAAGTTCGGCACCACCGGAAGTGGTCTCGTCGTTATGGGCGGGGCATAACTCGGATACTGTGGAGGCTCTGGAATTTTCACAGGAGACATCTGCAATGACAAAAAACGGAAATGACGTCACTAAATGTCAGCTGTCTAAATACTTCAAGTTCTGAACGTGAGAAAGCTGAAGTTAGATTTCACTATTGAAACCAACTACTGTTTTTTTCAGCATAAACACGCAGTTACACAGTGTTATTTGTGTGGTTTAATGATGACAACGTGTTATTTAGTTTGGGTATTCAACGAACGCGGGAAAGTGGAGGGGGTTCAATAAGTACGTAACGAGAGCGGAAGACATGGGACTATAAGGGCGTGTGTGGAGGTTTGAGGTTGAGCAAGGGAAGTATGAAGTGTGCAAAACACAAAGACATAGACTTCTGGCTAGATACCTATTCGTTCACGACATATCTGATCCGAAAATATTTAATCTTGGATTAGTTGCCAAAAGATCAATAGTTTTGTCTTGGTATAGCAGAGATATCAAAACAAAGAAATCTGCAGGATTTAAACGGTAGATCCCCTTCTATCTACTGCATCGTTCTATTTCTGACTATTTGCACAGACACTTTTTATAACACACCTGGGGAGTTTACCTGTAATTGCCATCCGGGGAATCTTATCAGGTCTGTCTGAGCAAAATTTGTGCAGTGTTCGTtatggtcaaggtcaaattcatGTTTTTTCCATTGACGTCATAAAGCGGGTGGGAAAACCCGGATCTTCGGGCACAGGCGAGTGGAAAAGTAGGTTATCTATCTCAATATCGTGAGAGTAGGAActattatgtacattgtaaaccGGCTAtaatgtgtacctgtataacaacactggaAGTGGGAACTAAATATAACTGTAGACAAATACTACCTAGGCCAAGTCAAAGTTCCATGATATGGAATGTCAAGACGTACCACGTCCAAATTCAATAGACGGGGTACTAGCCGTCATAGTttgatgaataaatatattaatacagtttagTTAAGATCTGTATGATTTAATGGCTGTAAACAAATAGAACAAAGTTAAACGATTAACATTCAACAAAGTTAAACAATTAACATTCAACAAAGTTAACAATTAAACAGGATTTACTTCTGTACTCATTCCTCGGTGACAGATCTAAAAGATACACGATTCTAGCCCGAGattacaccagacatgggtgtcaggaccagagaaAACTGGGGCTAACATgattcatatcaaattaaactCAGACACGACCAACATGTAATCCAGTGGCATACCCTGTACAATGGAAACCTCATTATAAATTCTAATAGTAAAGCAAGTGAAAACCCCAGACCACATCCGTAaacaggtatatgtatatatatacaaaatcacAGGTAGGTCCCAGGTATGACTCACACTGGAAAGACATGGGCCAGAAAACCTACACAAAATAGCTCGTCTTTTCCACGAaagtttaaatttaaatcaGAGAATATTTCTAAAaccggaaaaaaaaaatcaaaaactgCTGAATGTGGCAGATTTTGTGGAGGCCAACAGTACGCGTGAATGGCTAAACGTTGTAAAGAATTTTaggatttgtttttaattgctGGCGGTATATTGGTGTATACAGGTGTTTTTATCGGCGATAGACACCGCGTGCTCGAGATTATGTGTAATATTATCGCCCGCTGCATTCCAAGGCCGAGATTTCATCAGGGTTATACATGGCTGAGAAATCAGGCCTAATAGGCGCTCCTGTGTAGGGGTCAGAGGGTCGGTATGAAATGTTGAGGGGTTTCCGAGGGGAGGGTGTTGGTTGAGGGTCGAAAAGGAGAGGACAGATGGTCGGAAATAGAAGCGAATTTAGGAACGACATCTTCGGAAGGGTATGGGGGAAATCGGGAAATAGCCAGAGAAGGAAAATATTGCAGTTAGCAGAGAATGATACACAAcgaaatattaaacaataattgTATAGATTGCCgataatacagatataaatatatatatacatgttaatcaTTTCATAACATTAATAGTTAATAAGTTGTAGAAGAAATTCTGATTTTACTTAAAATAAATAACTTACTGTTACTTGGTGAGAATCATGGCTGCCGTGTCCCCCAGTCTGGTCTTTATGTGGTAATGTATGTCCGTCGTCTTTCAGATCAGAATGACGAAAGTCTGTTTTCCCTACAAGTAACCACGCAAACAGTCCCATCCATACCAGCTGTAAAAACACCATCGCCACAATAAAACATGTCAAACACGTGAAATTGGAAGATTTCCGAGTTTTCGGACACAGGTTTGGACACCCGTGGTTTTGTGACGCCACACAATTCTCTATGTTAATTGGACAATGGTTTTGAGCGTGTGattgtgtttgatattgttgatgTCCACTAACTGTCTGGACACTTGGATGACCAACATTGGTCATTTGCTGTTGTCTATATTGtaaatttcttttgttttctttttcacaCTGGCTGAGATCCACGTACGAATCCATTCGGTTGCCACCCTGGGAAGGCACGAACGTAGCAGCGTATTCGTTCATCTGTCCATTTGGTTGGTGGTATGGCACGTGACAATGTTTCTGGTCATAATCAAAATGATCAAACTGAGGTTCTGCTGGTTTGAGGAGGACGTGAGCACTGTCAACAGGACTCATACAGCTGGCATCCTGTTCATTCGTTTGTTTCACTGAAACTTGAAGTTTCTTAAAATTCTTTTCCTGTAATGAAGATTTCTTCATTTGTCCCGCCTGTAAATTTACCTCTTGGCTGCTACACTCCTGTGCTAAAGTACTGGTTggcattttgttttgtttttcctcCGATGAATACTCTTACTTACACGACAACTGTGGACATCGTCAATAACGACCGGCTTAGCTGAACGTCTACACGGTTTATGAATGGGCCGAGTATTACCACGGTATAGTATGTGCTGTAGGAATTTCCATGTGGGCGTCATTTCTAATAATAGCACCCAATGGAAAAACACGGCAGAAGGGGATTCCCCTGGTCTTCTGAAGGCATGTACCAGCACGTCTGAAACTACACCGGTACAATATCGACTCGACAACGACCTGATTAGCACACCAAACGCGTATAGACCTACTGCACATCATAAAGAACGGAAATAAGGCATGTATGAAACGAAATAAAGTTGATACTTAGACAAATCAGTTTATATGATTCGGCTGTCAATGTGATAAGGACACCAcgcaaaaatattttatgtgataAATAACACCAAAACAGGTGTATGAATTATACGACAAGTGGAACTAAGGGGAAACACCTAAATACGTTTTCTTGAAAATCCCTACCCAAAACGAAATGAAACTAGACTATGCGTGGTTTAACTGTAGTTTCAAGTTCAGTTTGAAGCTGTACTTTGGTGTCACGCCCCCACCCCGGGTGGAACGATCGGGTGATGTAATGATGACATACATTATTAATAACTTGCATCAGAGACCACAAAGTATGTTTGTCgagacagatacatgtatatattaatagaaCACGTGGAAATGGAAAAGAACGGGCCGGTTTCTAGTTCCACACCTGGCGGAGGAAGGTTACCTCAGCATTATAAATAGAccatacatattttataaatcCACACCTCTGGTATTTGGACTATGTTAACTTATAATCATGAACCCAGTCAAGGGTACATTGATGTAGGTATAACAAAAGTGAGTCTTACCCCTCagttgttttaaatttttgattGTTTCATTTGTTACATTAGGAACCGTGGGTTCCATATATTGATCGCATAGTTAAAACGTACGTCACGTCATTTGTTTCtgacaaaaataatttatgatcggcatatcaaacatatttgtattcattattGATTGGTTAATTGCTAAtctgttaattatttattgatttattattgattttttatcgATTTATAATTTAAGTAGTAAGATCCTGAGGCTAATTACTACTTCATAAAACATTAAGAAAAACTCTTATTGTAGTTAGCTACATTTCATACGTTTTTAATCATGTGCTAacgatattattttattaagttaattttgaTCTGTAATTCTTCAATTAGTGATCCTGATAATGTATAATTAGCCCTGTTATAGTTTGTGATTAGTTTATGTGATAATGGGGAGTCTTGAGTGTTGGTATGTGTGTAACCCGTCTCTTACAATTCTATTGTCTATTTAAATAACAGTTGTACAATTAAGGTTCGAATTcttataatcaaataaataaatgaataccGAACCTTGACGGAATTGGCCGAGATGTTGCTATTGTGACAGGGTAATTTGGGGTAGCAACGGGGTGGTGTGGGGGTATTGGGGTAGCGACGGGGTGGTGTGGGGGTATTGGGGTAGCAACGGGGTGGTGTGGGGGTATTGGGGTAGCGACGGGGTGGTGTGGGGGTAGTATGGGGGTAGCGACGGGGTAGTGGGAGGAGAGTAGTGAGGGTAGCGACGGGGTAGTGTGGGGGTAGTATAGGGGTAAGCGACGGGGTAGTGGGAGGAGAGTAGTGAGGGTAGCGACGGGGTGGTGTGGGGGTAGTATGGGGGGTAAGCGACGGGGTAGTGGGAGGAGAGTAGTGAGGGTAGCGACGGGGTAGTGTGGGGGTAGTATGGGGGTAAACGACGGGGTAGTGTGGGGGTAGCGACGGGGTAGTGTGGGGGTAGCGACGGGGTAGTGTGGGGGTATTGGGGGTAGCGACGGGGTAGTGTGGGGGTAGTATGGGGGTAGCGACGGGGTAGTGTGGGGGTATTGGGGGTAGCGACGGGGTGGTGTGGGGGTAGCGACGGGGTAGTGTGGGGGTAGCGACGGGGTGGTGTGGGGGTAGCGACGGGGTGGTGTGGGGGTAGTGTTGGGGTATTGGGGGTAGCGACGGAGTGGTGTGGGGGTATTCGGGGTAGCGACGGGTGGTATTGGGATATTGGGGGTAGCGACGGGGTGGTGTGGGGGTATTGGGGGTGGCGACGGGGTGGTATGGGGGTATTGGGGGTAGCGACGGGGTAGTATGGGGGTAGCGACGGGGTAGTATGGGGGTAGCGACGGGGTGGTGTGGGGGTATTGGGGTAGCGACGGGACAGTATTTCATCATACATCCGTCTGTGGAAGAAAGGTTTACATcgtgtatatacagtgtatttgaaTGTTATGGTGGGGGCTGTTATTGATTATATTTAACAGGGCGTTACCGGACTTGTTTGTGTTTATGTCATACATACTCGACGATTCGATTTAACTTTTtaagtgtttatttttttattgaaaatctTCGCTTCGAAATAACACGGATGTATAATTGATGGTGACgtgtctatataatgtaattcTGCGTTGGTCTCATTGATACACAATTATCATCGTTTCCATCCAGACGAACTTACATGCATTTTATTAAATCTAAATATGTCACGCCCAACTAAGTAATGTTTAGAAAGTTGATGATTTGGGACGTGACCgatttaaatattctataaataaacataattgaCGACGTGGAAGAAATGACAATATTACCTCAATGATGAGACACAGACACTCGCCTGATATACAATCAGGTGTATTGACAGAATAGACGAGGGCCTGTCATTTGTCCTCTTCTAGAGACACACGACAGAGGAGACAGAAGTGTCATTTTCTGTCCTCGTTAGAACATTTAACAAAACATTGCAGCTTCCGAGTTCACGTAGATTACCGAATGTTACCGTTTGCGTTCGGGTTGTGTGACTAGGCGATGTATGGTTCAGtatgatatcactataatgttGCTTGACATGTCTTTGTTCTATTTTACTGGTTGATGGTTTCTTGAAATGCTGATAAAATGAGATATTGTCTTTCACGTTGgtaatttattgtttttcttacctgtatatcaattttcaatattttctgtcatatctacaaaaaataaatcaaacaaaatttgGTCTATATCTCAAAACATCATGTTCAGTGGTGTGTGAACAGTGAATGTCCATTTAAGGCAATGTCTAATTAAGGATGTATACTAGTATATGGGCGACATATACGGAGATTTACACAACAATACACTTCACCAGGAAACACTGGTAAGTACTCTCCTTCACCAAACTACACCACACACTTGGACATAACAACCCAGCCATACAGAGACTACTCTATGTATAGAAGGCAATATAAACAAGCTGTGTGTCAAAATATGTTTGTTGGCTTAATAAGTGTTATGTTTTTAACGTATACAACAGTGTCAGCCTCCAGAGATACTTTCAATGGACgtaaacaaatgcaaaaatcaTAATTTGCAGAAGATAGTAGATAAAATATACTTCTGTCTATGGCGATCCGTGGACATAGTAGATATAACATACTTCTGTCAATGGCGATCCGTGGACATAGTAGATATAATATACTTCTGTCTATGGCGATCCGTGGACATAGTAGATATAATATACTTCTGTCAATGGCGATCCGTGGACATAGTAGATATAATATACTTCTGTCTATGGCGATCCGTGGACATAGTAGATATAATATAGTTCTGTCTATGGCGATCCGTGGACATAGTAGATATAATGTACTTCTGTCTATGGCGATCCGTGGACATAGTAGATATAATATACTTCTGTCTATGGCGATCCGTGGACATAGTAGATATAATATACTTCTGTCTATGACGATCCGTGGACATAGTAGATATAATGTACTTCTGTCTATGGCGATCCGTGGACATAGTAGATATAATATACTTCTGTCTATGACGATCCAAGgatatattaaatatcactAACCAGTATCATTGTGCTAAGACATCATACGatattaaagttttattttaaaataaaactaataACTCGCTTAATGCATGGAGCTATTGGATCGTCGATAAATAATATTCCAATAATCTTTTTTATTCTATGAAACAGATAATGTAGAATCTTTACATAATTGATCTTATTCACTGATCTCGTTCATCATGACACTACATGGTAGC
It includes:
- the LOC117342324 gene encoding uncharacterized protein LOC117342324, with translation MPTSTLAQECSSQEVNLQAGQMKKSSLQEKNFKKLQVSVKQTNEQDASCMSPVDSAHVLLKPAEPQFDHFDYDQKHCHVPYHQPNGQMNEYAATFVPSQGGNRMDSYVDLSQCEKENKRNLQYRQQQMTNVGHPSVQTVSGHQQYQTQSHAQNHCPINIENCVASQNHGCPNLCPKTRKSSNFTCLTCFIVAMVFLQLVWMGLFAWLLVGKTDFRHSDLKDDGHTLPHKDQTGGHGSHDSHQVTMSPVKIPEPPQYPSYAPPITTRPLPVVPNLGIKMEIDPTFLSSAGNTVMWTYPGERHLTGIEYHNGYFRVNVTGFYFIQSTLSLDHRPNNDEDGNSHIRLNHCIKVDGRPKMDVCENIELTPIKAGASTVQDPMMYLESGSSVHVSISHMTKIYDSVSENRFVMFLQRTV